A portion of the Candidatus Paceibacterota bacterium genome contains these proteins:
- a CDS encoding type II toxin-antitoxin system PemK/MazF family toxin codes for MNSPWPLLRGRVYAAKLSNLKNEKYFVVVSNNQRNSQLPQVLAVRLTTSSKPRIPSIVELGKGEVFLGRAVCDDIVELYEDEILRDLGALSPGAMSNLNEGLKAALSI; via the coding sequence ATGAACTCCCCTTGGCCACTTCTTCGTGGCAGAGTGTATGCAGCAAAATTATCCAACCTTAAGAATGAAAAGTATTTTGTTGTCGTTTCGAACAATCAGCGCAATTCCCAGCTTCCGCAAGTACTCGCCGTGCGGCTCACGACTTCGTCAAAACCAAGAATTCCCAGCATTGTCGAATTGGGTAAGGGAGAAGTATTTCTCGGTCGGGCTGTCTGCGATGACATCGTTGAACTGTATGAAGATGAAATCCTCAGAGATCTTGGTGCCCTAAGCCCAGGGGCCATGTCGAATCTGAATGAAGGATTGAAAGCAGCGCTTTCAATCTAA